Below is a window of Halomicrobium mukohataei DSM 12286 DNA.
GTCCGAGAAACCGACCATGCTCCGCTGGAGGATCGAGCCCGCAGAGAGCGCGAACACGGCCAGTGCGACGACACCGCCTGCGCGGCCGCCGAGGCGACGGCCGATGACGTACGTGGGGATCCCCGTCAGCACCGCGAACACCGCCGGTGCGAACAGCACGACGAGTCGGATCGTGTTGTCGCTTGGCGATCCGAGCCCGACGATCAGTGCGACGGTCGCGAGCAACTGGTCGAACAGGGTGCCGAACTGACCCACGTCGGTCCCGTGGGGGAAGTACGTCCAGGGGTCGAACGGCATCGTCTGTGGCCAGTTGCGGACGGTGTAGGCCGTCGAGCGGTAGTGATACCAGGCGTCGTTCCCGTTGAACAGCACTTCACCGTCGACGATGTAGTTGTTCCACGGTCGGACACGATTCCACAGTGTGAACCCGAGGAGGAGGGCGCCGAAAGCGAGGTGGTAGTACTGCTGCACCAAGTCGACGGCCCGCTCGAGTTCATCGCTGTCTTCGAGGCGGCCCCGCCATTGACTCATTAGCCGAACGAATTGCCATCGCGCGCATAAGCCTTGTCATATGGGTGCGGCAGGGCGGTTGTCGTCGCCGTTCAGGCCGCTAGTAATGAAAACGCCTATGCGACGAGGCGGGGCAGAACTCTGCATGCGCGTCTCGGTCGTGATCTGTCTGCACACGATGGACCGCTTCGATCACTTCGTCGAGGCGGTCGAGAGCGTGTTCGCTGGGACGTACGACGACGTGGAACTCGTGTTGGTCTCGGACGGGAGCGACGCGGTCTGTGGGGCCATCGAGGACCGCTTCGGCGACCGAGCGGACGTACAGATCGTCTGCAACGAGGAGAACCGCGGGCTCGCAGTCAGTCGAAACCGCGGCCTCGACGCCGCCAGCGGGGACGTAGTCGCGTTTACCGACGACGACGTGATCGCCGACGAGCGGTGGCTCGAAGCGCTGGTCTCGGTGTACGAGGAGCGCGACGTGCCGGCGGTCGGGGGGCGACTCGTCCCGGAGTGGGTCGCCGACGAGCCCGACTATCTGCCCGCCGAGTTCTACTGGCTGATCGGCGTGATGCCACCGACGTTCGGACCGGCCGACGACGCCTCGGTCGGCGGCGAGGTACGCAACACCTACGGCGGGAACATGTCGTTCCTGCGGTCGGTCCTCGAAGACCTCGGCGGCTTCGAGCCCGAGATCGGCGGTCGGACCGGCGACAAGAACCTCCAGGGCGAAGAGACGGAGCTCTGTGCGCGACTCCAGACCGAGTACGGCCGCGGGATGTACTACACGCCCGACGCGATCGTCGCCCACAAGATCTTCGACTACCGGACGGAGCTCGGGTGGCTCCTCGATCGGGCATTCTGGCAGGGCTACTCCAAACGCGGGCTCGAAGTGCTCGTGCCGGAGACCGACGGCACGGAGTCGGACTACCTCGCCACGTTGCTGTTCGTCGCGACGCCGCGGCGGCTCCGCGGCCTCCTCACGGAGCCGTCGCTCGCGGCCGTCGTCCAGCTCGCGATGCTGTTCGTGTTCACGGGCGTCGTAGGGCTGGGCTATCTCTACGGGGCGGTGAAGTGGTGACCATGTCCGAGGACGGCCTCCCCGGCGTCTGTGTCGTCACCCACCCGCTCGCGTCGGCCGGCGAGAACGCTACCCGGAGCTTGCTGGAGATCCTCGCCGCGGTGACGACGGTGTCGCTCGTCACTGCTGACCTGCCGGCCGACTCCGAGATCCGAGACCGCCACGAGCTGATCGAGCTCACGGAGCGAGGAGCCGGCCAGTCGAACGTCGCCGTCGCGGCCGCCCGATTCCTCCTGAACCAGCTCCGGATGTGCCGGGCGCTCGTCGGCAGAGACGAGGCGGTGGTGCTGTTCTACGGGGCGACCGCGTACCTCGCGCCGATCCTGTTCGCACGACTGCTGGGCAAGCGCGTCCTCGTCGAGCCACGCGGCGACGTGCCCCTGACGCTCCGATTACACTGGGAACAGTCGCTGCCGGCCGTCCTCGCGCGGACGCTCGCGGGACTGGTCCGGGCGCTGGAACGGTCGGGCTTCGCGGCCGCAGACGGCGTCGTCACGTACACGCCAGCGATGGCGGCCCAGCTCGGGCTCGACCCACAGCGCCAGCGCGTCTATCCCAACGGCGCACGGTTCGTCCACACCGACCGGTTCGACGTGGAGACGCCCCACGCAGAGCGCGAGCGAGTGGTGGGCTTTCTCGGCCGCCTCGACGAGGAGAAGGGGATCAGAACGCTCGCGAGCGTCGCACGGTCGCTCCCGCCAGAGTACACGTTCCGGTTCGTCGGTGACGGCGGACTGCGCCCCTGGCTCGAACGGGAGCTCGCCGAGGAGATCGCCGACGGGCGCGTCGAGGTGACCGGGTGGGTCGACCACGACGACGTGCCCCGACAGCTGAACGACCTCGAACTGCTGGTGTTGCCGTCGGACCCGACCGAGGGGCTCCCGACGACGATCCTCGAAGCGCTCGCCTGCGGAACGCCGGTGTACGCGACGCCGGTCTCCGGCGTGCCGGACGTGGTTCGGGACGGCGAGACCGGCTTCCACATCGCGGATCGCGACCCTGCGACGCTGCGTGACGGGATCGAGTCGATTCTCCGTCGCGACGACCTCGACGAGATCAGCGCCCGCGGACGGACGCTGATCGAGGACGAGTACAGCTTCGCGGCGGCCTGCGAGCGGTACCGGGGGATCCTCAGAGCGGTCGTCGACGATCGAGCAGACCGGGCGTAAGCGCCCGTCGAGACGGGGCCAGTCCGGGACAGATCGACCCATCCGAAAGGTACTTTGGACGCGTCGGAGTGGGTCCGACAATGACTGCCCCTAACGTCCTCCTGGTGATACTGGACAGCGTCAGAGCCAGAAACACCGGTCTGCACGGGTACGGGGACCGGACGACGCCGTTTCTCGACTCGTTCGCCGGCGAGGCCGAGTGGTACCGGCAGGCACGGGCCCCGAGCATCCACAGCGTCGCCAGCCACGCAAGCCTCTTTAGCGGGCTCCACGTGGACCAGCACGGCGTCACGAAACACGAGTCGCAGCTGGATCCCGACGCCACTGTCTGGTCAGACCTGTCCGAACGGGGCTACGAGACCGGTCTGTTCACGCCCAACGTCGTCGTCACGGAGTCGTCGAACCTCGCGGAGCCGTTCGACACTGTCGACGGCCCGCGGCGGGATCCGAAACACCGTTACTTCGAGGACGCCCTCTCGCCGACGGACGTGGAGGGCCACCAGACGAACGTCGAGTACCTGCGGCGGTGTGTCGCCAGCGGCAAACCGCTCCGATCGGCGTTCAACGGCCTGTACTTCATCTCCAGCAACAAGGACGCGTACGATCCAGAGCAGGAGGCGGGCACCGAATACGTCGAGAGCTTCCTGCAATGGTCGGACGAGCGAGACGGCCCGTGGGCTGCCTGTCTGAACTTCATGGACGCCCACTTCCCGTACGAACCCGTTCGGGAATTCCGGTCGGCGGGGACGGAGGAACTGCTGGACGTACACGATTCGCTGTCGTCGCCGATCTCGAAAGACGTCGCCGCGTCCGGGGAGTGGTGGAAGCTCCGAGCGATCGAAGCCCTCTACGACGACTGTATCCGGCAGGCCGACGACGCCGTGGCGACGCTGGTCGACGCGCTGCGAGAGCGCGGTGTTCTCGACGACACGCTCCTGGTCGTCACCAGCGACCACGGCGACGGCTTCGGCGAGTGGAGCCGCGTCGACCCGCGGGTCCGTGCCGCCTACCACAGCTGGAGCGTCCACGAGGTGCTGACCCACGTGCCGCTCCTCGTGCGCCGTCCGGGCGGAGAGGACGGCGGAGCGAACGACTCGCTCGCCAGTCTCACCCGCTTCCCGGCCGTCGTCGAAGCGACGCTCGACGGCGAGACGGAGAGTTTCGCCGTCGACGACCGCGCGTTCGCCTCGACCCACCGGCTCGAACGGCCGACGGTCATGCTACCGGACGCCTGCGAGGATCCCGAGCGGTACGCCGGACCGTGGCGGGCGGTCTACGAGCAGGACGACGACGGCGTGTACAAGTACGGGACCCACGATTCGGCGTCGGCGACGATACGCGTCAGAGACGCACAGGTGTCCTACCGCGTCGCCGACGACGACGGCGGTGTCGTCGCGCAGTCGTACGGCGAGCTGGAAGGGGCCGACGTGAGCGACGGCGAGTCGGACTCGCTGGAGGACTCCGTCGAAGACCAGCTAGAGAGTCTCGGCTACATCCGGTAGACCGCGACGGGATTCCGGGTCAGAGCCCGATCGCGGGCGCGTTCTCGCGGACGACCGTCCTGAACTCTCCGGAGAGCGCCCAGAGAAGGGCGAAGTACGCCAGCGCGCCCACCACGACCAGCAGCGCTGCCGTCGCGGTGGGATCGACCAGCGGGAAGACCGGTCGTGCGACCCGTTCGACGGTCGCGACGACGACGCCCATCCCGGCGGCGGCGACCACCTGCGTCCCGATCCGTTTGACCGGGAGCGAGACCGAGACGTGGCTCCGCAGGACGAAGTAGCCGACGACGAAGCTCAGGACGACCGACGTCGCGGTCGCGACCGCCGCTCCGCGGATACGGTACTGCCAGATCAGCGCGAAGTTGAGGACGACGTTGGACACGACGAGGACGGCGTTGACCTTGAACGCCTCGCCGGGCCGGTCGATGCCGCTGAGTGCGTTGACGATCTGGCTCTGGTAGCCGTAGACGAGGACGGCGACGATGAGTAGCCACAGCACCTCGGTCCCCTTGAGGAACTCCGAGCCGTAGATCTGCAAGAGGCGATCGCTCAACAGGACCCCGCCGACCAGCCCCGGAATCGTGAACAGGCCCGCGTAGGCGAACGAGTCCTCGACCAGCGACGACACCCGCTCGAAGCTGTCCTCGGCCGAGAGCTTGCTCAGCTCCGGGAACAGCGCCGAGCTGATAGCGTTGCTGAAGATGATGAGGAAGTTCGCGAGGCTCCACGTGATCGCGTAGACGCCCACGAGCTCGTCGGAGACGAAGACACCGAGGACCAGTACGTCTGCCTGGTTGAACGTCTTGCCCCGGATGCGCCCGAGCCAGGCGTACCTCGCGTACTCGTAGAGGCTCTCGAAGTGTGCCCGCGTCGGCAGTCGGTACGGACGGCCGACGAAGTACAGCCCGACGACGACGACGACGAGGCTCCCGGCCGCGTAGCCGTAGACGAGCGCGGCCAGCCCGAACGACAGCAGGATACCGCCGACCTGCAGAGCGGTCCGGACGATCTGTCGGACCGGCCGCAGCGACGACGCGACGTGGACCAGATGGACGCCGTTCAGCATCGAGTCGACGTACGAACTCGCCACGCCGACGAGCAGCAAGACCGCGACGAACTCGACCCGACGGATGTCGAACAACTGCTCGACCAGCCCCTCGCCGAGGAAGAGGAGGACGACGATCGAGCCCGTCAGCGCGGCCATACAGAGCCCGCCAGCGACCTTGTAGGCACCCCGATCCTCGCCTTCGCTCAGCCGTTTGGCGATCGCGCTCTCGAAGCCCAGCGTCCCGGCGAGGGCCAGCCACGCGACGATCGAGAGCAACAGGTAGTACCGACCCAGCACGTCCGCGCCCAGCAGCCGGGCGAACACGATGGTCCCGACGAACCCCGCGCCAGAAGCGAGAAACTTGGAGACGAACGTGACGAACGAGGTCTGGCCGATGCGCATCCCTATCGAGTCGAACGTCGGCAAGCAGTGGTTTATATTGGACGGTTCGGCGACCGTCGGTCGGGGTCCGAACCGTTCCACGGCGGTGCCCCGCCGGCCGACCACCGTGGTCTATATCCGTGGCCGGAATATCCCCTCGGACATGGCGCGCGTCCTCATCGCCCCGGCGGACACCAGTCTCTCGAATCTGCGGTACGGCAAGAGCTACAACGTGTTGAACAACATGACCGCAGACGACGTGTGGATCGACGCGCTGGTCGGGAAAGAGGAGACGACGGTCGAAGCCGAGAACGTCACCGTTCGGGAGCTGGGGACGCAAAACAGACTGCAGTACTACGGCCGGTCGTTCCGGACGGCCGCCCGCGAGATCCGGGCCGGATCTGTCGACATCTACCACCACATGAACCTGAGCTACCGGTGGTTCAACCCCGTGTTGCTCGCCGGGATCGCCGCCGACACACCGACCGTCCTCGGCCCGTGCCAGACCGGGCACGCGATCATGGCCGAAGAGTTCAACAACATGCTCTCACAGGCGATCGGCTACGAGCTCCCGCTGCCGGTCAGTAACGCGGTCTACTACCCGATGAACGCCGTCCGCGACGTGACGATCGACCCCGCCCGGATGTCGCTGTTCCGGCGGACCCTCGAAGCCGCCGACCGGATCACCGTCGTCCACGAGGAGGCGCGCGAAGCGTACGCGCGATACGTGGACGAGTCGAAGATCGACGTGATCCCCCTCGGCGTCGACGTGGAGCTGTTCGAGTTCACGGAGCGCCAGGACACGGAGACGCTGGTCGCGATCGGACGACTGGAACGGCGAAAAGGGTACGACGTACTCCTCGACGCGCTCGCGACCGTCGTCGAAGCCGTCCCGAACGTCCATCTCGACGTGTTCGGCGAGGGGCCCGAAGAGCAGGCGCTTCGCGAACAGGCGGCCCGCCTCGGCGTCGCGGACAACGTCACCTTCCACGGGTACGTCGACCAGTCGGTGGTTCGGGACCACCTCGCGCGGGCCAGAGCGTTCGTCCACCCGTCGCGTTCCGAGAGCTTCTCGCTGGTCCGACTGGAAGCGATGGCGGTCGGCTGTCCGGTCGTCGTCACCGACACCTCCGGCGCACACGAGATGGTCCGAGACGGTAACGAGGGGTTCGTCGTCCCGACGGAGGCGGCCGAGCCGATCGCCGACGCGCTGCTGGAACTGCTCTCTGACTTCGAGCTGGCGCGGGCGATGGGAGCGCGCGCTCGCGAACGCGTCGAACGGAAGTACGACTGGCGAGCGATCGGACAGCAGTACGTCGACCTGTACAGATCGCTCCTGTAGCACGGCGACGCCGGTCGGAATACTGCCGGCTGTCACTGTTTCACGATATTCGCGAGATGGGGTCGCGAAATTCGTCACAGACGGACAGTCGGTAGTAAAACCCGACCGCTTAAATGGAACTGCCGACACCTTCCGGTACTCGACCGGGCGACCGGCGTCGCCCACCGAGGCCGTGACGACCACGGGAGATCCAGTGATGAACGTCGCAATAACTGTCAAGGAGTTTCCCCCCGACATCATCGGCGGGACCGAGACCCAGACGCGCCGAATGGCCCGCGCGCTCTCCGGGGCCGGACACGACGTGACCGTCTACACGAAGGCCTACGGCCGCGAGACGGAGGTCGACGAGCCCTACGAGATCGTCCGGGTCCCCAACTGCCGGCGGTCGTCGTTTCTGAGTACGCTGACGTACCTGCTCGCACTGACTGCGTTGCTCGTCCGGGACCGGAACGAGATCGACGTGTTGCAGTGCATGATGATCTACCCCAACGGCTTCGTCGGGACGGTCGTCCACTATCTGACGGGAGTCCCCTACTTCGCGTGGATCCGGGGCGGGGACTACTACTTCATGAAGGACAATCCGGTCAAGCGGTGGCTGATACGGACCGTGCTGTGGGACACGACCGTCCTGGTCCAGTCGGAGGCGGTGAGAGCGGACGTGACCGCGGAGTTCGATCCGACGGACGTTCGCGTCCTCGGCAACGGCGTCGACGTGCCGGCGGGGACGGCGTCTGGCGACGAGATCGTGTTCGTCGGGCGGCTGGAAGAACAGAAGGGCGTGGCCGTCCTGCTCCGCGCACTGGCCGGGACTGAGGCGGCCTCCGCAGTCACCGTCGTCGGGGACGGCTCCCGGCGATCGGAGCTGGAGGCGCTGGCCGACGAGCTGGGCGTCGACGCGACGTTCGTCGGCGAGGTCGCCCCCGAGGCCGTCGGGGAGTATCTGGAGCGTGGCAGGCTCTTCGTGTTGCCGTCGGTCCGCGGCGAAGGGCTCCCCAACGCCGTGCTGGAGGCGATGGCGGCCGGTCTCCCGGTCGTCGCCACGGATACCGGCGGCGTCGCAGACGCGATCGTGGACGGAGAGACGGGCTACGTCGTCGATCCGGGCGACGAGCAACGGCTGCGTGACCGTATCGAGACGATCTACGCCGACGAGCAGCGAGCCCGCGAGATGGGCGAGCGGGCCCGCGAGTACGTGATCGAGACCTACTCGTGGGACGCGATCGTCGGACGCCTCGAAGCGCTGTACGCGGAGTGTACCGACCGCTGAAAATCGCCACACGGACGAGAGTCCGGACGAGACAGATCGATCGTTCCGGCCGCGGACGGCGACCGACGCCGCCGAGTCCGTCGAGGGGCGGCTGAAGGCGCTGGGCTACGCAGAGTGAAGCTGTGGCTGTCAGTTGGCGCGTCGACTCGCCACCGGGACACGGGGGCCGTGTGACGGCGCTGCTATACGCTTAAGTGACAGCCGGCAGTACGTCCACGTGACCATGGAGATCACCTGGCACGGCCACTCGACGTTCCACGTAACGGTCGACAACACGGCACTCCTCGTCGATCCGTTCTTCGACAATCCGAAGACGGACCTGGAGCCCGGAGCGGTCGACGCCGACTACGTCCTGTTGACCCACGGTCACATGGACCACATCGCAGACGTCGGCGCGTTCCCCGACGCGACCGTGGTCGGACTGCCAGAGGTCGTCGGCTACTGTGCGGACAACTACGGCGTCTCGGAGACGATCGGCGCGAACCTCGGAGGGACCGTCGAACTCGGCGACGCGTTCGTCACCCTCCACCGCGCCGACCACACGAACGGCATGGAGACCACCTACGAGTCGACCGGCGGTGGGATGCCGGCCGGCTTCGTCATCTCCGACACCAAGCCGACGCAGGTGTCAGACGCCGAATCGTCGACGTTCTACCACGCCGGTGACACGGGACTGATGACCGAGATGCGAGAGGTGATCGGTCCGTATCTGGAGCCCGACGTGGCCGCGGTCCCCATCGGCGATCACTTCACGATGGGGCCGATGCAGGCCGCGATCGCCGTCGATTGGCTAGACGTGGACGTGGCGTTGCCGATGCACTACGACACCTTCCCGCCGATCGAAGTCGATCCCGAGGAGTTCCGGCGTGAAGTTACTGCCACCGGGAGCTCCACAGAGGTGCGGATTCTGGCCGGCGACGAGTCGATCACCGTCGCCGAGTGACGACGCTACACTCGACTTTCCGACGCTCGCCGCGACAGACCGCGGACGTGGCGTCTCATACGGACGGTTGTAGGCGTTTACCCAGTCGACCGCACGACGGCGTGCGGTCGATCTGGTAAAGACCTACAACTTTCCGTATCAGTCGTCCGACGAGAGCGAGATGCCGGTCTGTTCGGCCAGCGGCTCGACGACGGCAGCCATGTCTCGGTCGCCGAGGCCGGCCGCTCGGGCACCGCTGAACAGTTCGCGGGCCGCTGCGGTGAGTTGCATCGGGACGCGGGCGTCGCCCGCCGCGTCCAGCGCCAGGTCCAGGTCCTTGAACTGGTAGTCGACGGGGAACCGCGAGTCGTAGTCGTCCGTTCGGATCTGCTGGCCC
It encodes the following:
- a CDS encoding glycosyltransferase family 4 protein; amino-acid sequence: MNVAITVKEFPPDIIGGTETQTRRMARALSGAGHDVTVYTKAYGRETEVDEPYEIVRVPNCRRSSFLSTLTYLLALTALLVRDRNEIDVLQCMMIYPNGFVGTVVHYLTGVPYFAWIRGGDYYFMKDNPVKRWLIRTVLWDTTVLVQSEAVRADVTAEFDPTDVRVLGNGVDVPAGTASGDEIVFVGRLEEQKGVAVLLRALAGTEAASAVTVVGDGSRRSELEALADELGVDATFVGEVAPEAVGEYLERGRLFVLPSVRGEGLPNAVLEAMAAGLPVVATDTGGVADAIVDGETGYVVDPGDEQRLRDRIETIYADEQRAREMGERAREYVIETYSWDAIVGRLEALYAECTDR
- the aglG gene encoding glucosyl-dolichyl phosphate glucuronosyltransferase, yielding MRVSVVICLHTMDRFDHFVEAVESVFAGTYDDVELVLVSDGSDAVCGAIEDRFGDRADVQIVCNEENRGLAVSRNRGLDAASGDVVAFTDDDVIADERWLEALVSVYEERDVPAVGGRLVPEWVADEPDYLPAEFYWLIGVMPPTFGPADDASVGGEVRNTYGGNMSFLRSVLEDLGGFEPEIGGRTGDKNLQGEETELCARLQTEYGRGMYYTPDAIVAHKIFDYRTELGWLLDRAFWQGYSKRGLEVLVPETDGTESDYLATLLFVATPRRLRGLLTEPSLAAVVQLAMLFVFTGVVGLGYLYGAVKW
- a CDS encoding glycosyltransferase — translated: MARVLIAPADTSLSNLRYGKSYNVLNNMTADDVWIDALVGKEETTVEAENVTVRELGTQNRLQYYGRSFRTAAREIRAGSVDIYHHMNLSYRWFNPVLLAGIAADTPTVLGPCQTGHAIMAEEFNNMLSQAIGYELPLPVSNAVYYPMNAVRDVTIDPARMSLFRRTLEAADRITVVHEEAREAYARYVDESKIDVIPLGVDVELFEFTERQDTETLVAIGRLERRKGYDVLLDALATVVEAVPNVHLDVFGEGPEEQALREQAARLGVADNVTFHGYVDQSVVRDHLARARAFVHPSRSESFSLVRLEAMAVGCPVVVTDTSGAHEMVRDGNEGFVVPTEAAEPIADALLELLSDFELARAMGARARERVERKYDWRAIGQQYVDLYRSLL
- a CDS encoding glycosyltransferase family 4 protein, which produces MSEDGLPGVCVVTHPLASAGENATRSLLEILAAVTTVSLVTADLPADSEIRDRHELIELTERGAGQSNVAVAAARFLLNQLRMCRALVGRDEAVVLFYGATAYLAPILFARLLGKRVLVEPRGDVPLTLRLHWEQSLPAVLARTLAGLVRALERSGFAAADGVVTYTPAMAAQLGLDPQRQRVYPNGARFVHTDRFDVETPHAERERVVGFLGRLDEEKGIRTLASVARSLPPEYTFRFVGDGGLRPWLERELAEEIADGRVEVTGWVDHDDVPRQLNDLELLVLPSDPTEGLPTTILEALACGTPVYATPVSGVPDVVRDGETGFHIADRDPATLRDGIESILRRDDLDEISARGRTLIEDEYSFAAACERYRGILRAVVDDRADRA
- a CDS encoding oligosaccharide flippase family protein; the protein is MRIGQTSFVTFVSKFLASGAGFVGTIVFARLLGADVLGRYYLLLSIVAWLALAGTLGFESAIAKRLSEGEDRGAYKVAGGLCMAALTGSIVVLLFLGEGLVEQLFDIRRVEFVAVLLLVGVASSYVDSMLNGVHLVHVASSLRPVRQIVRTALQVGGILLSFGLAALVYGYAAGSLVVVVVGLYFVGRPYRLPTRAHFESLYEYARYAWLGRIRGKTFNQADVLVLGVFVSDELVGVYAITWSLANFLIIFSNAISSALFPELSKLSAEDSFERVSSLVEDSFAYAGLFTIPGLVGGVLLSDRLLQIYGSEFLKGTEVLWLLIVAVLVYGYQSQIVNALSGIDRPGEAFKVNAVLVVSNVVLNFALIWQYRIRGAAVATATSVVLSFVVGYFVLRSHVSVSLPVKRIGTQVVAAAGMGVVVATVERVARPVFPLVDPTATAALLVVVGALAYFALLWALSGEFRTVVRENAPAIGL
- a CDS encoding metal-dependent hydrolase, whose amino-acid sequence is MEITWHGHSTFHVTVDNTALLVDPFFDNPKTDLEPGAVDADYVLLTHGHMDHIADVGAFPDATVVGLPEVVGYCADNYGVSETIGANLGGTVELGDAFVTLHRADHTNGMETTYESTGGGMPAGFVISDTKPTQVSDAESSTFYHAGDTGLMTEMREVIGPYLEPDVAAVPIGDHFTMGPMQAAIAVDWLDVDVALPMHYDTFPPIEVDPEEFRREVTATGSSTEVRILAGDESITVAE
- a CDS encoding sulfatase-like hydrolase/transferase; translated protein: MTAPNVLLVILDSVRARNTGLHGYGDRTTPFLDSFAGEAEWYRQARAPSIHSVASHASLFSGLHVDQHGVTKHESQLDPDATVWSDLSERGYETGLFTPNVVVTESSNLAEPFDTVDGPRRDPKHRYFEDALSPTDVEGHQTNVEYLRRCVASGKPLRSAFNGLYFISSNKDAYDPEQEAGTEYVESFLQWSDERDGPWAACLNFMDAHFPYEPVREFRSAGTEELLDVHDSLSSPISKDVAASGEWWKLRAIEALYDDCIRQADDAVATLVDALRERGVLDDTLLVVTSDHGDGFGEWSRVDPRVRAAYHSWSVHEVLTHVPLLVRRPGGEDGGANDSLASLTRFPAVVEATLDGETESFAVDDRAFASTHRLERPTVMLPDACEDPERYAGPWRAVYEQDDDGVYKYGTHDSASATIRVRDAQVSYRVADDDGGVVAQSYGELEGADVSDGESDSLEDSVEDQLESLGYIR